CACATTACCAAAATTTATGCCACATATTACACCGCTATCGATACCATCATCACAATGCAAAAATTAATGCATGAACGCATATCTTCCTCCACAGCGTCTCAGATTAACCGCGTAGAAACTGGAAGACATTTCGTCGACACCAGCTCACGCGCACACAAGGCGCCGCACCGTGCAGCCACGCACACTGGGACAACGTACAGAAGGCGCCACACCCTGCAGCCACTCACACCGGGACAACCTACAGAAGGCGCCACACTGTGCAGCCACCCACAGTGGGATAACTTACAGAAGGCGCCACACCGTGCAGCCACCCGCACCGGGACAACCTACAGAAGGCGCGACACCGTGCAGCCACCCACAGTGGGATAACTTACAGAAGGCGCCACACCGTGCATCCACCCGCACCGGGACAACCTACAGAAGGCGCGACACCGTGCAGCCACCCACAGTGGGATAACTTACAGAAGGCGCCACACCGTGCATCCACCCACACTGGGATAACTTACAGAAGGCGCCGCACCATGCAGCCACCCGCACCGGGACAACCTACAGAAGGCGCGACACCGTGCAGCCACCCACAGTGGGACAACTTACAGAAGGCGCCACACCGTGCATCCACCCACACTGGGATGATCAGAGATAGATAGATAAACGTTCACACAGACGGATACATCAATGACATTTCTATATTATGGTATAAGTGAAGTTTATGAATATATGGCGGATATTGCGGTTCCGTGTATACATATATTAAACAAACAACTCATTGAGCCATATATATCTCTTTCCAGCTCATGCTCAACATCACTTGTAGTGAACGGTAACGTTCACCCACCGCTTAGTAACGCCTTTAGCGGTACGTTAGCATGCTACGAAATAGCCAGTTGTCCAATGCCGCTACACCCGCACTAACGTGTACTCCTCTCAAAGACGTTACAAATTCACATTACCAAAAGTTATGCCACATATCACACTGCTATCGATACCATCATCGCAACGCAAAAGTTAATGCATGAACGCATATCTTCTTCCACCGCGTCTCTGATTAATCGCGTAGAACCGGGAGGCGGTTCGTCGACACTAGCTCACCCGCACAGAAGGCGCCGCACCGTGCAGCCAGGCACACACCCGGATGGCCCccggacagagagagagagggagggagaaacAAACGCTCACGAGCGCGGGCAGGGAAGACGAAGATAGAGAACGTTGGCGGGCGGGGCCCAGGCGGGGGGCACAGTGGCGCCTGACACAGCTCACGCCTTTGACGAAACGGCAGCCCCGGGAAGACAGCCCCACCCCCAGAAACGGACTAAAATAAGAGAATCGTCAGGGAGGGAAGGGAGAAAAAGCCGGGACAGGGCAAAAGTCCATACGCAGGACAGGGACGGGCGCGATGGACGGCCCGGATCCCCCCCTCGTTGGCCCCGCCCCCGCAGCCCGAGGAGGAATACGAGAGAAGAAAAACGAGAGAGGGGCGCAAAAGCGATAGAGCACTGCGCCCGCGCtggcccccacccccgcccccgcccccgttcCGCTTGTTTATTTATTTTCCTCACTCCCTGCCTCGGACTAGCACTCGGCTGCTGCTCCTGCTCGTCGCCTCTCCTCTCTGCCCGCCCGCTGTACCAGCCGAGGCAGAGCCACCCCTCCGCTTCAGTGGTGGTGGCGACGCTCGCCTGCGACCGCCCGCGAGGTTTGCGCCCCCTGCTTCTCCGTTCTGCTCCTGTTCTTCTTGCTGCCGGTAGGATCgtcttcgtgcccggcgattcgggCGCGGCGTTTCCGCTTCGTGGGTGGATCGACGGGGGTGCCCGGGCGggcgggcggtggttcctgtttctTGTCACCCGGGGTGGCGGATTCCGCGCCGGATTTTCCGAGGCTTTTTCTCGGGGGAGCGGAGCGGGGGTGGTGGCGCGGGCGGTCACGGGCGGGTCGGTAGGCCTTTTCTGTTCTTGTAGGCTTAGGTGCTCCCCTCCCTGGATTGCCCGGCGGCCTAGTTTTGGTAGCGATTAAGGCCGCCCGAAATGCCGAGTCCCACGCCCGCGTGCCCAATTCTGGCCTGCCGGGTCGGGGAATGATGGCGGAGAATCTCCTGCATCCGGCGGCTGCTTCTTCCTGGGCCTCGGAGTGAAATCCATGGAGGTGGCAGTGCTTTTTATGGGGGCGGAATGATTAGAGCCATCGGCATATGTATATCTACTCATGTCTCTCCTGCGTTTTTCTTTACTGTACAAAGCATATCCTCGTGCCGTGTCGCCTGTTTTAGATATTTATTTCCCTGCAGAATCTTCTACCCGAGTCCAATTATTGCAGTGCAGGTGTTGAATCCTTTTGATTCGAGATGCGTGTGTTCGAGCGGAGGGCTGAGGAAGTTCTTGatttgtgcgtgtttgtgtgtgcaGGTAGGGGGAGGGAGTGAGCGATGGATGGCATGGTGGAATCCAACAGGGAGGCGGTGCAGAGCTGCCACAAGGTGCTGGACCTCCTCTCCAACCCCCATGGCCAGCTCGTTCCCCACAAGGACCTCGTGGAGGCCACGGGCGCCGCCGTCGCCAAGTTCGGCTCCCTAGCTTCCAAGATCAGCAGCGGCAATGGCCGACAGGGCCATGCTAGGTTCAGACAAAGGATCAAGAAGCCCATGCCTCTCTTTGACAGCAACCTCTTCCGGGACAGCCCCGCATCGGCATCGGCTGCCGATGCTGCTGCCGCTGCACCCAAGACGTCCAGTCCTGGCCCGAGCACCGGTCTCCAGCTGTTTCCGAGGTACCAGCAGATGGAGGCCTCCTCCTCCAAGGACCCTGTCAGGATCCCAGCAGCCCAGTTCCCCCAGAGGATGGTTGTGGAGAACCCGTCGGTCGGTTCGAACGGGCCGCCGCTCCAGCTCGTCCAGCCGGTGTCTGTCGCGCCCCCGGCGGGGACGCCGGCACCGGCATTGCCGGCAGCGCATCTCCATTTCATCCAGCAGCAGCAGAGCTACCAGAGGTTCCAGCTCATGCATCAGATGAAGCTGCAGAGCGAGATGATGAAGAGGGGCGGCCATGGTGATCATCAGGGTGGCAGCACTGGTGCTGGCAAGGGTGTCAACCTCAAGTTTGATGGCTCTAACTGTACGGGCTCATCCTCCCGTTCGTTCCTGACATCTCTGAGCATGGAGGGGAGCATGGCGAGCTTGGACGGTAGCCGCTCCAGCCGTCCCTTCCAGCTAGTTAGTGGCTCGCAGACGTCGAGCACCCCGGAGTTGGGCCTcatgcagcagaggaggaggtgcgCCGGCAAGGAGGATGGGAGTGGACGCTGTGCAACTGGGAGCAGGTGTCACTGTGCAAAGAAAAGGTTGGAATTCATTGTGATACATTTGGTATCTGACTACCGTTATTATGGTAATTTTTATGTTTCTTAAATATATCATCCTTTATTTGCAAAATTGCAGGAAACTAAGGATAAGGAGGTCTATCAAAGTCCCTGCAATCAGCAATAAGGTCGCCGACATCCCGGCTGATGAATTCTCGTGGCGGAAGTATGGCCAGAAGCCAATAAAGGGATCCCCGCATCCTAGGTATAGCAAAATACTTGAATCATATTTATTTATCCCTTTATATACATTTGTCTGCGTATATAGTTGCATTGCACATGATGTCTGCACTTGCTCTTTGCTGGCTTTGTCATTTTGTTATGTTATGAAGCAAGTACCGTTGGTGTAATTTTCCTTTGTTCAGAGTTAGAGCTTATCTATTCGTTTTTTCTCTGTAGAactaagtatatatacccatatcacTGGATGCATGATCTTCCAAAAAGTTTTCATCCACATGATTTTGGGTAACTTAAAAAGTTACAATCCTGAATTAATGGGGTGACAATTCTAACCTTTCTAAGGCTAGATTTTATCCCCCAGCTGTTTAGGTAATAGATACCGCTTATAGCAAAGTGAGGTTCAGATATCCTTTCCAAAAGTGTTGCCTTTGTTTTCAATCAAGTCAGTGTAGTTTCATTCTCAAGTTTGCTATAAGCATACATGTAGTTAAAAAGAAACCTGTTCTAATTCTGGTAGTGTGCCTATTGCAATCCAAGAAAGGTTACAGCTGACATCCTCTAATTCCCAGCACACTTCACCTGCTTTGTTCTTTCTTCAAACAGGCCACTTAAGAATGTATGTGTGTGCATCATTGTGTTGCAGGGGTTACTACAAGTGTAGCAGCGTGAGGGGCTGCCCAGCGAGGAAGCATGTCGAGAGGTGCGTCGACGACCCCGCGATGTTGATCGTTACCTACGAAGGCGATCACAACCACAACCGAGCTGCGGCAGCCCAGCCACAGCCAGCCTGACCTTTCGGGCTTCCATTGTCGTCGCAGACCGCTTTCGATAGCCTCCGTTTTCtagagaaagagaagaaaaaagaagatgaagaaaagaagaagagactAGTCTGTACATACTCTTCTGTTCCTAACTGCtgaggagggggtgggggaggatgaTGATTCAGCTCTTTCAGGAGAATCCATGGCAAAAGGGATTTATCGCGTAGATTGTCGATTTAGTGGTGTTTCTCATCAATCAGACTCATAAATTTTGTagacttttccttttttttttttgcCCCTGTTGTCTCTGTGTCTGTTGGTCCTTAGGAGTGTCCTGTGCTGTCCTGTGCTATGCAGTGTAAGATTGGGCTGCAGTTATATGTCGGGGGTTGGTGTTACTGTAACCGTGCAAGGGGGTTGGAGAATGCAGGTAGCTGGCAGTGCCTGTTAAAGTTGCGACACCTAGGATCTCACAAATGTACCCCTCATCTTTCGCTCAATTGGATTGGTGGATCGCCTGATACCTTTGACATGGGTTCCTGTTTGCCACAAGTGCAGGTCTTTTTTGTTCTGAAGCATTTGATGTGTACCCCTTTTGTTGTTTTCTTGCATGAATCGTCTGTGCTTCTTGGTACTAACAGTGCAAGGAAACTTGGTATATTTTCTCCGGTTGTGTAAATACATACATTCAATGCACTACTACACAGgttataatatataatataaaggGCCGTCTATTTATCGGGTACTCCTCCGTAAAggaatataaaagcatttagatcactactttaacaAGTTTCATCAAAGGTCATTAGATCTTCATCCTACGGCTGAAAATAGATCGGGCACTATACATCTTCAaacttcaacttctttttcctcATGCAGCGGACGGCCAACCCGGACCTAACCGCctgcctccgcctcgccgcccAAACCTCCCCCCATTGCCATGCTGGGAAATTTCACCAGAAACTTCGGCATCATAACGCGTGGAGAAGAATCACAACATGCACAACGCCAGtcttgattaacattttaaaatatttgttcaacattttttcaaatggttgattaacatttttgtatacatgatCAATAAAATTCATCATttcttaatacatggtcaacatttttgatatacacatttaacattttttaaatgattgattaacatttttcaaataattgttcaacatttttttcaaatgcttgattaacatttttgtatacataatcaatattttttaaatacttgttcaacatttttcaaatagtgATTCAACATTTTCTATTTCGATTTCTTCATTATATAcacgatcaacattttttcaaatatttgatcaacattttgaaatacttgttcaacatttttagaatatttgttcaatatttttcaaatacaaaagACATGTTCAATATTTTTTTAGAGTGTTTTTTGTTATatagaatattttaaagtataataAAAATTACAAAAATAAATCAAAAGTCGAAATCAGAAAACATTAAAAAACGAAGAAAACGAGGCTGTGGCCTCTCTCGCCCCTGGGCCGGCCCAACACGCTCTCCCCTTCAGCGAGGATTCTCTTGCAGAAAGCGAGAAATAGGGGCGCCTGAGCAAACACACAGGTTAGCGCTCCCTCAGGCCCGTAGTGGGCTGGCCCATTTTCGTCGTCTAATTCATTTTTTTCTCAAGAAAATACGTGCTATTTTAACAGAGGGTTGGGGCTAATTTTTTCAAAAACAATCTAGAAACTTGGGCATAAATTTAAAAAAAGGTTCACAATTTCGAAAAATGATTTGGATTTTTTAAATGTTCCTAATTTTAAAACGTTTGAAACTTTAGAAAATGTTTGTGACTTTGTAAAAAGTTTCAAATGTCAAAAATTGTTCATTAGTGAAAAATAATGCCAAATCTTAAGAAAGTTCACGGAATAAAAACAATTCTATGAATTTATTTTTTTCACAAAATTTCTATAAATTTAAGAACTTCAtaaaatgattttttttttctaAAATCCAAAGGCTCCGAATTTGACAATAAAAAAAATGCAAAACCACAAAAAAAACTAGTAAAAAAGAGAAAATCAGTTGGGGCATGGTGAACCTTTCCCAATTCGGTGAAAAAACACCTAAAAAGGCATAAATGTACTGTCCCAATCCGATATAGCTTACAAAGTGCTTGGGGGAATTTGTTTGCTATGCAATAGCGAGAATAAAATAGGAAACAACCAGACAAGCGGGGAGCAACTAATCAAAGGCTCTCGTAGAGGTCACTTTCTAGGCCTTGGGAGCACGCCAAGTGGTGCGCCCATACGCAGCCACGGGTAGCGTGCTGGGCGCACCCTTGGGATTTCAATTTTTGTGCACGTGTTTTTTGTTCTTTTGAGGGTTGTATGGGTTTTAGGTTTTTGCTTGGTTTTTCCTAGGTTTTGGCGGTATTTTTTTTAAAGTTGTGCTTTTTCATGAGAAGCGTGGTTGTACTTTTTGAAAAGGGAAAAGGCACAACCTGTACTTACACGAGAACCATAATTATACTtctcaaaaagggaaaacaaagtTCTGCTTTCACGAGAAGTCCAGGTAGTGCTTCAACGAAAAGCACATTTGTGCTTTCTGAAGAGAAAAAAAAAAGCACATATGTACTTCCTCAAAAAAGGCAAAAAGCACAGCTTGTGCTTCCACGAACTGTGCTTCCCTAAAATGGAAAAGTGTAGAGTGTGCTTCTGCgaaaagcacaattgtgcttctgggtttagtatttttttcttatggtttTTCGATATTTTtctagttttatttttttctagggttttcatgaaaaaagtttgtcaaaaccaaTTAATATATGATCTTGCTTTAAAGATTCTGACATGAAAAATTCCTCGATGATAACTACTCATGATTTGGACGCACGATTCAAGAGATAAACCATTTTAAAAAAATGAATCTACGAAAAAGGTAAAATCTCCCAG
This window of the Triticum aestivum cultivar Chinese Spring chromosome 5D, IWGSC CS RefSeq v2.1, whole genome shotgun sequence genome carries:
- the LOC123122777 gene encoding protein WRKY1; the protein is MDGMVESNREAVQSCHKVLDLLSNPHGQLVPHKDLVEATGAAVAKFGSLASKISSGNGRQGHARFRQRIKKPMPLFDSNLFRDSPASASAADAAAAAPKTSSPGPSTGLQLFPRYQQMEASSSKDPVRIPAAQFPQRMVVENPSVGSNGPPLQLVQPVSVAPPAGTPAPALPAAHLHFIQQQQSYQRFQLMHQMKLQSEMMKRGGHGDHQGGSTGAGKGVNLKFDGSNCTGSSSRSFLTSLSMEGSMASLDGSRSSRPFQLVSGSQTSSTPELGLMQQRRRCAGKEDGSGRCATGSRCHCAKKRKLRIRRSIKVPAISNKVADIPADEFSWRKYGQKPIKGSPHPRGYYKCSSVRGCPARKHVERCVDDPAMLIVTYEGDHNHNRAAAAQPQPA